In Thiovibrio frasassiensis, one DNA window encodes the following:
- the dusB gene encoding tRNA dihydrouridine synthase DusB, with amino-acid sequence MSFSLGTITLINPFILAPMAGCTDLPFRLLCKEHGAALCYSEMIECHDLVARKPECLELLRTDAAEQPVAMQLYGNNPGMMGEAAAILNELPIACIDINMGCPMEKVVQNGAGAALMKNPHLAEKIITSVCKNSTKPVTVKIRSGWNQHTITAPEIAKIAEGSGAQAIAIHARTWSDGFSGPIDHRVLLQVMESVSIPIFANGDVTSHEEGLFLLKKLGCAGVMIGRAALGAPWIFSGRVNQHPSMAYRVKALLRHLELAETHLGPEPDLSKIRNHAWKYFRGAPTGPAIRKQIDATTTYPALRAFIHTLAERVLQQ; translated from the coding sequence ATGAGCTTTTCCCTTGGGACCATCACCCTCATAAACCCATTTATTCTCGCACCCATGGCCGGTTGCACCGATTTGCCCTTCCGGCTGCTCTGCAAAGAACATGGAGCTGCTCTCTGCTATTCCGAGATGATCGAATGCCATGACCTGGTGGCACGAAAGCCGGAATGCCTCGAACTGCTCCGCACCGACGCTGCGGAACAGCCTGTGGCCATGCAGCTTTACGGCAACAATCCCGGCATGATGGGCGAAGCCGCGGCAATCCTGAACGAACTCCCCATCGCCTGTATCGATATCAACATGGGCTGCCCCATGGAAAAAGTCGTGCAGAATGGGGCTGGAGCCGCCTTGATGAAAAACCCGCACCTCGCTGAAAAGATTATCACCTCGGTCTGTAAAAATTCAACAAAGCCGGTAACGGTCAAGATCCGCTCGGGCTGGAACCAGCACACCATTACCGCCCCGGAAATTGCAAAAATAGCAGAAGGCTCCGGCGCACAAGCCATTGCCATCCATGCCCGCACCTGGTCCGACGGATTCAGCGGCCCCATTGACCATAGGGTACTGCTCCAGGTCATGGAATCCGTTTCCATTCCGATTTTTGCAAACGGCGATGTCACCTCCCACGAAGAAGGCTTGTTCCTGCTTAAAAAACTCGGCTGCGCCGGGGTGATGATTGGCCGGGCCGCCCTGGGCGCCCCCTGGATCTTTTCGGGACGCGTGAACCAGCATCCCTCCATGGCCTACAGAGTCAAAGCCTTGCTCCGCCACCTTGAACTTGCCGAGACGCACCTTGGCCCGGAACCGGATCTTTCCAAGATCAGAAACCACGCCTGGAAATACTTTCGCGGGGCCCCCACCGGCCCTGCCATCCGCAAACAAATCGACGCCACCACAACCTACCCCGCGCTGCGAGCGTTCATCCACACCCTTGCCGAACGAGTGCTTCAGCAGTGA
- a CDS encoding beta strand repeat-containing protein, with product MCRIYHFAWNKRQASSAPESTHPCGKQTKRPLLHRLVLALALASPAYALALPGAGQISAGIGNISQSATTLTITQTTPNLAINWQSFNIGQNETVNFNQPGSSAIALNRVLGQDPSQILGNLNANGQVFVLNPNGVLFGSAAQVNVGGLVASTLSLSDADFLAGNHTFSNRGSAGSVVNYGTLTATDKGYIALLAPEARNEGVIVAILGTALLASGDKITLNLNNGSLLSYTIDQGTLNGLAENKYLIQADGGQVILSARAADALTSSVVNNSGIIEAHTIENQDGVITLLGDMQTGQVTVSGTLDASAPAGGDGGFIETSAAHVAVASGSIITTQAPQGTTGNWLIDPADYTIAAAGGDITGADLAFNLGSTSVTILSSDGTVNPGGNGDIFVNDAVNWNNGNSLTLDAVRNINVNSTINNGGTGTINLSAAAAVAVNANLGSGGAIAITAPAGLTQDVASTITTTGLTVNVGAASIADGIIDGAGGLTKTGAGTLTLSNVNTYAGATTINAGTLSLNGDGNLGAVPGSPTPGNLILNGGTLQATSDIQMDANRGISLSGAGTFNTSPGATLTIFGNIAGVGTLTKAGTGTLTLAASNSYTGATTINAGTLLISNDSGLGTAPGAATAGHLTLNGGALEIQYIGTVPLHANRGIALGPGGGSINTASSNTTTYAGTIAGSGAFNKGLGGTLELSGTNSYTGLTTVSGGTLRLAGGAAIADTGAVNLGTSGAILRLFANETIGSLAGIAGTSVILQNNSTLTTGDAGNTDFAGVMSGAGGNLFKQGGGTFTLSGANSYTGLTTVNAGTLAYGITNALDAGAVTVNGGTLDIGSYSDTVGAVTLNSGAISGTTGVLTGTGYDVQSGTISARLGGAGALTKSTGNTVTLSGANSYTGATTISAGKLSAADADALGTTAGTTTVAEGATLEIANVAIGNETITLNGSGIGETGVLTGTGTASLAGPVTLATDSTLGATNGNSLELSGTIEGASALDFLGGGTVTLGGTVGSSTALASLSGAAGTALTVNGGLVRTSGAQTYSGATTFGATTTLRTTAGGNISAAGAVTATAGTLTLDTGAGDATFTNTSNDFGTVAATSTHNVSLVDANALGIGPINATGLVDIRSQSGDLTLNNAITTTSTSANAVTLIADGAATPDATGSGGNFKNAGSAAITTGAGGAWRIHTGNPTDTNRGGLVEAGKRYNVDDGSDPIASDNRMYFRIQPILTLTADNKIKTYGAANPAFTYSYSGLIDSDLINAAISSGPGYTVDGTTSTSGQLTAATLHNITPSAATAANLGYSLSYASGTLTVNKRALTIAATGTNKVYDTDATATVNYWDNRVAGDLLTIGGTAAFLDKNIGTGKTVNVSAITLGNTDAGNYTFNTSASTSADITAANLEVPGVTASNKIYDGNTDATLGGTAAISALGGDTVTLGGTGSGVFANKNVANNKSVIVSGYTISGTDASNYALLQPTGVTADITARPLTISAAGQNKVYDGTTGATVTYTDNRIAGDLLTITGTASYLDKNVGIGKAVNVSGITLGNTDASNYTFNTTTATVADITARALKIAANYATKEYTGVAFQGGNGVTYTGFVNGESSTVLGGTLAYSGTSQGAINPGRYLITPGGLTADNYSITYLNGVLTINPTTDAGGLPPLLVGAVLALPGGEDLFPAFISAMVATIAPVSPVTVPSGTSLQPVIPRTSLKPSDSMSTTDTVEQVGNLTLMNGGVKLPADTKSPDGE from the coding sequence ATGTGCCGAATCTATCACTTTGCGTGGAACAAAAGGCAGGCATCCTCCGCCCCTGAAAGCACACACCCCTGCGGCAAACAAACAAAAAGGCCGTTACTGCATCGCCTTGTCCTTGCCCTGGCACTGGCTTCCCCTGCCTACGCGCTCGCCCTCCCCGGTGCAGGACAGATCAGCGCCGGTATCGGTAACATCAGTCAAAGCGCCACCACCCTCACGATTACCCAAACCACCCCCAACCTCGCCATCAACTGGCAAAGCTTCAACATCGGCCAAAACGAAACCGTCAATTTCAACCAGCCCGGCAGTAGCGCCATCGCCCTCAACCGCGTGCTCGGCCAAGACCCCAGCCAGATTCTCGGCAATCTCAACGCCAACGGCCAAGTCTTCGTCTTGAACCCCAACGGGGTCTTGTTCGGCAGCGCCGCCCAAGTCAACGTCGGCGGGTTGGTTGCCTCCACCCTGAGCCTGAGCGATGCCGACTTCCTGGCCGGCAACCATACCTTCAGCAATCGTGGCAGCGCGGGATCCGTGGTCAACTACGGCACCCTCACCGCCACCGACAAGGGCTACATCGCCCTGCTCGCCCCCGAAGCACGCAACGAAGGGGTCATCGTCGCCATCCTCGGGACAGCCTTGCTCGCCTCGGGCGACAAGATAACGCTCAATCTCAACAACGGCTCGCTGCTCTCCTACACCATCGATCAAGGCACGCTGAACGGTCTGGCGGAAAACAAGTACCTGATACAAGCCGATGGCGGGCAGGTCATCCTCTCTGCCCGGGCAGCCGACGCACTCACCAGCTCGGTGGTCAACAACTCCGGCATCATCGAAGCGCACACCATCGAAAACCAGGACGGAGTCATCACTCTGCTGGGCGACATGCAAACCGGCCAGGTCACGGTGAGCGGCACGCTGGACGCCTCTGCCCCGGCCGGTGGCGACGGCGGTTTTATCGAAACTTCGGCGGCCCACGTTGCCGTTGCCTCCGGCAGCATAATCACCACCCAGGCCCCGCAGGGAACAACCGGCAACTGGTTGATTGATCCGGCAGACTACACCATTGCCGCAGCCGGCGGCGACATCACCGGCGCCGACCTTGCCTTTAACCTGGGCAGTACCAGCGTGACCATCCTCAGCAGCGACGGCACGGTGAATCCCGGAGGCAACGGCGACATTTTCGTCAATGACGCGGTGAACTGGAACAACGGCAACAGCCTCACCCTGGATGCGGTTCGCAATATCAACGTCAATTCTACGATCAACAACGGGGGCACGGGCACGATCAACCTGAGCGCGGCAGCCGCAGTGGCGGTCAATGCTAACCTTGGCAGCGGCGGCGCGATCGCGATCACCGCCCCCGCCGGACTGACCCAGGATGTTGCCTCCACCATCACCACCACCGGCCTCACCGTCAATGTCGGCGCCGCAAGTATTGCGGACGGCATCATTGATGGGGCAGGCGGCTTGACCAAAACCGGCGCCGGCACCCTGACCCTGAGCAACGTGAATACCTACGCCGGTGCAACGACAATCAATGCGGGCACGCTCTCGCTCAACGGGGATGGCAATTTAGGCGCGGTACCGGGGTCACCGACCCCGGGAAACCTGATCTTAAACGGCGGCACGTTGCAAGCCACCTCTGATATCCAGATGGATGCGAACCGCGGTATCAGTTTGTCGGGAGCCGGAACCTTTAACACCTCCCCGGGTGCCACCTTGACCATTTTCGGCAATATCGCAGGGGTCGGCACCCTGACCAAGGCCGGCACCGGCACCCTGACGCTGGCAGCCAGCAATAGCTATACCGGTGCAACAACGATCAATGCCGGCACTCTGCTCATCAGCAATGACTCCGGGCTGGGAACAGCACCCGGAGCAGCAACGGCAGGCCATCTGACCCTGAATGGCGGTGCCCTGGAAATCCAGTACATCGGCACTGTCCCATTACATGCAAATCGTGGCATTGCCTTGGGGCCGGGCGGAGGATCGATTAATACCGCCTCCAGTAACACCACGACCTACGCCGGCACCATCGCAGGCAGCGGTGCGTTTAACAAAGGACTGGGCGGCACGCTGGAGCTCTCCGGGACGAACAGCTACACGGGCCTGACCACGGTCAGTGGTGGCACGTTGCGGCTTGCCGGAGGCGCGGCGATCGCAGACACAGGTGCGGTGAATCTGGGCACTTCCGGGGCGATATTGAGGCTGTTCGCCAACGAGACGATCGGATCACTGGCAGGCATTGCGGGCACCAGCGTAATCTTGCAGAACAATTCCACGCTGACCACCGGCGATGCAGGCAACACGGACTTTGCCGGAGTAATGAGCGGCGCTGGGGGTAACCTATTCAAACAAGGTGGAGGCACCTTCACCCTCTCGGGGGCGAACAGCTATACCGGACTGACCACGGTGAATGCAGGCACCCTGGCTTACGGAATCACCAACGCCCTGGACGCAGGGGCAGTGACCGTGAACGGCGGCACGCTGGATATCGGCAGCTACTCGGATACCGTGGGCGCAGTTACCCTGAACAGCGGCGCGATCAGCGGCACCACCGGCGTGCTGACCGGCACGGGCTACGATGTACAGAGCGGCACGATCAGCGCCAGACTGGGCGGCGCAGGAGCACTGACCAAATCCACGGGCAACACCGTGACCCTCAGCGGCGCAAACAGTTACACCGGCGCAACGACCATCAGCGCGGGCAAACTGAGCGCCGCTGACGCGGACGCCCTTGGAACCACAGCGGGCACTACCACCGTGGCAGAGGGCGCAACCCTGGAAATTGCCAACGTCGCAATCGGCAACGAAACCATCACCCTGAATGGGAGCGGCATCGGCGAAACCGGGGTGTTAACCGGCACCGGCACGGCATCGCTTGCAGGGCCGGTCACCCTGGCAACAGACAGCACCCTGGGGGCAACCAACGGAAATTCGCTCGAGCTGAGCGGCACCATTGAAGGCGCTAGCGCGCTTGACTTTCTGGGCGGAGGAACCGTCACCCTGGGCGGCACGGTTGGAAGCAGCACCGCACTCGCTTCATTGAGCGGCGCCGCCGGAACTGCGCTGACGGTTAACGGCGGCCTGGTCCGAACTTCCGGAGCGCAAACCTATAGCGGCGCCACCACCTTCGGGGCAACAACCACGCTGCGCACCACCGCCGGGGGCAATATCAGCGCAGCAGGCGCCGTAACGGCAACCGCCGGGACGCTCACCCTGGACACGGGCGCGGGCGATGCGACCTTCACCAACACCAGTAACGATTTCGGCACGGTTGCCGCAACCAGCACCCACAACGTGTCCCTCGTCGACGCCAACGCCCTCGGCATCGGACCCATTAACGCCACCGGCCTGGTGGACATCCGCAGCCAAAGCGGCGACCTAACCCTGAACAATGCCATTACCACAACCAGTACCAGCGCCAATGCGGTCACCCTGATCGCGGATGGTGCTGCCACGCCGGACGCCACGGGCAGCGGCGGCAACTTCAAGAATGCCGGCAGTGCTGCCATTACCACCGGCGCCGGCGGGGCTTGGCGCATCCATACCGGCAACCCGACCGACACCAATCGCGGCGGCCTGGTCGAGGCTGGCAAACGCTACAATGTGGATGACGGCAGCGACCCGATTGCCTCGGACAACCGGATGTACTTCCGTATTCAACCCATCCTGACGCTGACCGCAGACAACAAGATAAAAACCTATGGCGCAGCCAATCCAGCCTTCACTTACAGTTATTCCGGCCTGATCGACAGCGATCTGATAAATGCTGCGATCAGCAGCGGGCCTGGCTATACCGTCGACGGCACCACCTCCACCTCCGGTCAACTGACAGCGGCCACTCTCCACAACATCACCCCAAGCGCGGCAACCGCCGCCAACCTCGGCTACTCCCTGAGCTATGCCAGCGGCACGCTTACCGTGAACAAGAGGGCCCTGACCATCGCCGCAACAGGCACCAACAAAGTGTATGACACTGACGCAACCGCGACCGTCAATTATTGGGACAACCGCGTAGCAGGCGACCTGCTGACCATCGGCGGCACCGCAGCCTTTCTCGATAAAAACATCGGCACCGGCAAGACCGTGAATGTGAGCGCCATCACCCTGGGCAACACCGATGCGGGTAATTACACTTTCAACACCAGCGCTTCGACCTCCGCCGACATCACCGCCGCCAACCTGGAAGTCCCCGGCGTGACCGCCTCGAACAAAATATATGACGGCAATACCGACGCCACCTTGGGCGGCACGGCTGCGATCTCCGCTCTGGGCGGCGACACTGTCACCCTGGGCGGCACCGGCAGCGGCGTCTTCGCCAACAAAAACGTGGCGAACAACAAATCGGTCATTGTCAGCGGCTACACCATCAGCGGCACCGATGCCAGCAACTACGCACTGCTGCAACCCACCGGAGTGACCGCCGATATCACCGCCCGTCCTCTGACTATCTCGGCCGCGGGCCAAAACAAAGTGTATGACGGCACCACCGGGGCGACCGTCACCTACACTGATAACCGGATAGCAGGTGACCTGCTTACCATCACCGGCACAGCCTCCTATCTCGACAAAAACGTCGGCATAGGCAAGGCCGTGAATGTGAGCGGCATCACTCTGGGCAACACTGATGCGAGCAACTATACCTTTAACACCACCACCGCTACCGTTGCCGACATTACCGCACGCGCCTTAAAGATTGCCGCGAATTATGCAACGAAAGAGTACACCGGCGTTGCCTTTCAGGGAGGGAATGGAGTAACTTATACCGGCTTCGTCAACGGCGAAAGCTCCACCGTGCTGGGTGGCACCCTGGCTTATAGCGGTACCTCACAAGGCGCGATCAACCCAGGCAGATACCTGATCACCCCCGGTGGATTGACCGCTGACAATTACAGCATCACATACCTAAATGGCGTGCTGACGATAAATCCTACCACCGATGCGGGAGGATTACCGCCCCTTCTGGTCGGAGCAGTGCTTGCCTTGCCTGGTGGGGAGGACCTGTTTCCCGCCTTCATTTCGGCAATGGTTGCCACGATAGCACCAGTGAGTCCGGTAACCGTTCCATCGGGGACAAGCTTACAGCCTGTCATTCCCCGGACGTCACTCAAGCCGTCAGACAGTATGAGCACTACGGATACGGTAGAGCAGGTGGGCAATCTTACCCTGATGAACGGCGGGGTCAAATTGCCTGCCGACACAAAAAGTCCCGATGGGGAATAA